The Sinomicrobium kalidii genome contains a region encoding:
- a CDS encoding FecR family protein, which produces MGMKEEQLFKYFRGETSEEEEREIYRWYSFSKANEDRFYKTRVKYIASSFEETSQKSDVEVKWEKFQALKVARTEKKKNLSNTYNFLRYAALLVLLVGSGYIVKEVVPDRSGDTANIPEGAITLQLADGEIKVLEEGRTTDIANNHGQIVGKQHGDMLISPHATSSVAGDEEIAFNTLKVPYAKRFRLILSDGSEVTLNAGTSITYPTVFHSNKIRQVFVQGEAFFEVEKDSKRPFVVSSGDMNVRVLGTRFNVSSYPEDENIKTVLVEGKVNVYKEEERYDKNTAVALEPGQMAVWDRQQRSVSLEEVETDMYTAWINGKIVFKHTPFPDIVKKLERHYDVNITNRNPAFTEEFFTASFDVETIEQVMETFKRGYGLEYSIQGKEIIIKP; this is translated from the coding sequence ATGGGTATGAAAGAAGAACAATTATTCAAATATTTCAGGGGGGAAACATCCGAAGAGGAAGAACGCGAAATATACCGGTGGTATTCTTTCTCCAAAGCGAATGAAGACCGTTTTTACAAGACCAGGGTAAAATACATTGCTTCCTCGTTTGAAGAAACTTCTCAGAAATCGGATGTGGAAGTAAAATGGGAGAAATTTCAGGCCTTAAAGGTGGCCAGGACAGAAAAGAAAAAAAATCTTTCAAATACATATAATTTTCTGCGATATGCTGCCCTGTTGGTACTCCTGGTCGGATCGGGATATATTGTGAAGGAGGTAGTTCCGGACCGTTCCGGTGATACGGCTAACATCCCGGAAGGAGCGATCACACTTCAACTGGCCGACGGGGAAATTAAAGTTCTGGAAGAGGGGAGAACTACCGATATTGCAAACAATCACGGGCAGATAGTTGGGAAGCAGCACGGGGACATGTTGATATCTCCCCATGCGACATCTTCTGTTGCCGGTGATGAAGAAATTGCTTTCAATACCTTAAAAGTACCTTATGCCAAAAGGTTCCGCCTGATACTATCCGACGGTTCTGAGGTTACTTTGAATGCGGGGACGTCCATTACTTATCCTACCGTTTTTCATTCGAACAAGATCAGGCAGGTTTTTGTACAGGGAGAAGCTTTTTTCGAAGTGGAAAAAGATTCGAAACGCCCTTTCGTGGTAAGTTCGGGGGATATGAACGTCCGGGTCTTAGGGACCAGGTTCAATGTTTCCTCTTACCCGGAAGATGAAAATATCAAAACGGTGCTCGTAGAAGGAAAAGTGAATGTCTATAAAGAAGAGGAAAGGTATGATAAGAACACGGCAGTAGCGCTGGAGCCCGGACAAATGGCAGTCTGGGACCGGCAACAGCGCAGCGTTTCCCTGGAAGAGGTAGAAACCGATATGTATACGGCATGGATCAATGGAAAGATCGTTTTCAAACATACACCCTTCCCCGATATTGTAAAAAAACTTGAACGTCACTACGACGTGAACATTACCAATAGAAATCCTGCTTTTACCGAAGAGTTTTTTACTGCCAGTTTTGATGTGGAGACTATAGAGCAGGTCATGGAAACCTTTAAAAGAGGTTATGGTCTGGAATACAGCATACAGGGAAAAGAAATTATCATAAAACCATAA
- a CDS encoding RNA polymerase sigma-70 factor: protein MSNTKADINSDSFKQLLENNSSGAFELLFKLYYDKLYHIAKSYVRNEQDAEEIVQDVFLKMWERRNNKEVWTNNFLYTITKNACLNYLKHQKVVVERARNYYDKQLSDPLRFITNEAASRLMEEELEQKIRESMAALPEKRRAVFVKSRVEGMKSQEIARQLGISKRTVDTHIYMALKHMRFQLKEFFSVFF, encoded by the coding sequence TTGAGCAATACCAAAGCAGATATTAATTCGGATTCATTTAAACAACTTCTGGAAAACAATAGTTCCGGTGCTTTTGAACTCTTGTTCAAATTGTATTACGACAAGTTGTACCACATAGCCAAAAGCTATGTCAGAAACGAACAGGATGCCGAGGAGATCGTGCAGGATGTTTTCCTGAAAATGTGGGAAAGAAGGAATAATAAGGAAGTCTGGACGAATAATTTTCTGTATACCATCACCAAAAACGCATGTTTAAATTATTTGAAGCACCAAAAAGTTGTTGTTGAGAGGGCCAGGAATTATTACGACAAACAACTTTCGGATCCCCTGAGATTCATTACCAATGAGGCCGCTTCCCGCCTCATGGAAGAGGAGCTGGAACAAAAGATCCGGGAAAGTATGGCGGCACTCCCGGAAAAACGAAGGGCGGTTTTTGTCAAAAGTCGTGTTGAAGGAATGAAAAGCCAGGAAATAGCCCGGCAACTGGGTATTTCCAAAAGAACAGTAGATACGCATATTTACATGGCTTTAAAACACATGAGGTTTCAATTAAAGGAATTTTTCTCCGTATTTTTTTAA
- a CDS encoding TonB-dependent receptor: MKLTLLILMVSLCQIHAGSSYGQNAKVTLYVNNVSLESVLEQIELQTDYKFIYKDRDLDYNRKVSITVKKEALSGVLDRLFQGLPIDYEIFETQIILKPKPVQPETDRPVNEKQDGVAVSGKVSDESGVPLPGASIVEKGTETGTTTDFDGNFSLEVGSEDAVLVISYMGFATQEVPVKGQHNMMISLAENAAGLEEVVVIGYGSVKRANLGGAVSTIDAEAFESRSVLNAANSLQGVAPGLTVIRNGGAPGNNPTIRIRDISSINGGSPLVLIDGAEGDLNLLNPEDIENISVLKDGTAAIYGARAADGVILVTTKSGKKNQDLKIRLETSYAIKTPALLKRPANLYEHAAMGLEITDGSFPTEYTQEELDLIRQGSEEVITGSRWGRWSNYAKFYKNQDWNDHVIGNGNLQKYNVEFSGGGEKYSYMVSLGTVMEDGLPKFGVDRNKRYFARINSTIALRENLEYDINLSYQANDRNFSSVLGYGQNVWELIYKTRSWAPVYNPEGNFYVFEGFDNPAQVLEEGGNTEATTGNFTLNNQLSWKVTDELNLVGRAVIRKSDGDEYIVQKRIYEYNWENVQHRVARSPNSAERNYSKTLYKNFTAYADYKGQFGKHTIGAMAGTAHESSSYDRFWARRINFDQQEAMPVNLGSSDNQEASSTGNAWTINSFFTRLNYGFADKYLFEATLRADGSSRFASDSRWGYFPGANIVWRASEESFVKNLNVFDDLKLRASYGEMGNQSGIGEYDYIELITISDSSYPFGNGLLGQMARQSNLVSADRTWETIISKNIGLDFSMLNNRLYGSLDYFRKNNRNMLVPVSYPSMLGITAPPTNSGKLEVRGWELNLGWRDRIGDFNYSIRGNLSDAMNKVVSRVGNSLITLGLNSAPQGYSTNSYFGYVFDGIIQNEQQLEEYRQRFPNEGIVQSQVGIGDAMYRDLDGDGRLTVLGDGNPGSGDVRYLGDTNPRYNFGISLAADYKGFDFSTLIQGVGKRTMFLEGEAGMPFSQPWYQSASYWYGKTWTPERTDARYPAITSTDKRHYNYYVSTNTRHNVAYVRMKNLQVGYTIPEKHTQKLKIDKIRVYFSGEDLFEFHNAPGGWDPEENGSYVTYPFTRSYAIGASFVF; encoded by the coding sequence ATGAAACTAACACTACTCATATTAATGGTTTCCCTTTGTCAAATCCACGCCGGTTCTTCCTACGGGCAGAATGCCAAAGTCACTTTATATGTGAACAATGTATCCCTGGAAAGTGTCCTGGAACAGATCGAGTTACAGACCGATTACAAATTTATATATAAGGACAGGGACCTGGATTACAACCGGAAAGTATCCATAACCGTCAAAAAGGAAGCCTTATCCGGTGTGTTGGACCGGCTTTTTCAAGGGTTACCGATCGACTATGAAATTTTCGAGACCCAGATCATACTGAAACCGAAACCGGTGCAGCCGGAAACAGATCGACCCGTTAATGAAAAACAAGATGGTGTAGCGGTTTCCGGAAAGGTTTCCGACGAATCGGGAGTTCCTTTGCCCGGGGCCAGTATTGTGGAAAAAGGGACAGAGACCGGGACCACAACGGATTTCGACGGTAATTTTTCCCTGGAGGTGGGCAGTGAGGATGCCGTGCTTGTCATTTCGTATATGGGTTTTGCTACACAGGAAGTTCCGGTGAAAGGGCAGCATAACATGATGATTTCGTTGGCAGAGAATGCCGCGGGGCTTGAAGAGGTTGTCGTTATAGGCTATGGTTCCGTAAAGAGAGCAAATCTCGGCGGTGCCGTATCCACTATTGATGCGGAGGCATTCGAGTCCCGTTCTGTACTTAATGCCGCCAATTCCCTGCAAGGTGTTGCTCCCGGCCTTACGGTGATCCGCAACGGAGGGGCTCCGGGAAATAATCCGACGATCCGGATACGGGACATCTCTTCCATTAACGGCGGGTCTCCCCTGGTGCTTATTGACGGTGCGGAAGGGGATCTCAACCTTCTGAATCCCGAAGATATTGAAAATATTTCGGTACTGAAGGATGGTACAGCGGCGATTTACGGGGCAAGAGCGGCCGATGGCGTTATCCTGGTCACTACAAAAAGCGGTAAGAAGAACCAGGACTTGAAGATCCGCCTGGAAACATCTTACGCCATAAAGACGCCGGCATTGTTAAAGCGGCCTGCAAACCTGTATGAACACGCTGCCATGGGACTGGAAATTACCGACGGGTCTTTTCCGACAGAATATACACAGGAGGAACTGGATCTCATCAGGCAAGGCAGCGAAGAAGTGATCACCGGGTCCAGATGGGGACGATGGTCCAATTATGCCAAATTCTATAAAAATCAGGATTGGAACGACCATGTCATAGGTAACGGAAACCTTCAGAAATACAACGTGGAGTTTTCCGGTGGCGGAGAAAAATATTCCTATATGGTTTCTTTGGGAACCGTTATGGAAGACGGATTGCCCAAATTCGGTGTGGACAGGAACAAAAGGTATTTTGCCCGCATCAACAGTACCATAGCATTGCGGGAAAACCTGGAATACGATATTAATTTGTCTTACCAGGCCAATGACCGCAACTTTTCTTCGGTATTGGGCTACGGGCAGAATGTATGGGAGCTGATCTACAAAACCCGCAGTTGGGCACCGGTATATAACCCTGAGGGGAACTTCTATGTTTTCGAAGGTTTTGATAACCCCGCCCAGGTATTGGAAGAAGGGGGGAATACAGAGGCCACCACGGGCAATTTTACGTTGAACAATCAACTGTCATGGAAGGTTACCGATGAGCTTAACCTGGTAGGGCGTGCGGTGATCCGCAAAAGTGACGGAGATGAATATATCGTACAGAAAAGGATCTATGAATACAACTGGGAGAATGTACAACACAGGGTGGCCAGGTCACCCAACAGTGCAGAACGCAATTATTCCAAAACCCTGTACAAGAACTTTACGGCTTATGCCGATTATAAAGGACAGTTTGGCAAGCATACCATAGGAGCGATGGCAGGTACCGCCCATGAATCCTCCAGTTACGATCGTTTCTGGGCCAGGCGTATAAACTTTGATCAACAGGAGGCCATGCCGGTTAACCTGGGAAGTTCTGATAACCAGGAAGCTTCCAGTACGGGAAATGCCTGGACCATCAATTCCTTTTTCACAAGGCTGAATTACGGGTTTGCAGACAAGTATTTGTTCGAAGCGACACTTCGTGCCGATGGCAGTTCAAGGTTTGCTTCCGATTCCCGCTGGGGATATTTTCCGGGTGCCAATATCGTATGGCGTGCCAGTGAAGAGTCTTTCGTAAAAAATCTCAATGTATTCGACGATCTGAAATTAAGGGCTTCTTACGGTGAAATGGGCAACCAGTCCGGGATCGGTGAATATGACTACATAGAACTGATTACCATAAGTGATTCCAGTTATCCTTTTGGTAATGGCTTGCTCGGGCAAATGGCAAGGCAATCCAACCTGGTTTCTGCCGACCGTACCTGGGAAACCATTATTTCCAAAAACATAGGGCTGGATTTCAGTATGTTGAATAACCGGTTGTACGGGTCATTGGATTATTTCCGGAAAAATAACAGGAATATGCTCGTTCCTGTTTCGTATCCTTCCATGCTGGGCATAACAGCCCCTCCCACCAACAGCGGGAAGCTGGAGGTCCGGGGATGGGAGTTAAACCTGGGATGGCGCGATCGTATCGGGGATTTTAACTACAGTATACGGGGCAACCTGAGTGATGCCATGAATAAAGTGGTCAGCAGGGTAGGGAACAGCCTTATCACCCTGGGGCTCAACAGTGCTCCGCAGGGGTATTCCACAAATTCCTATTTCGGATATGTTTTTGATGGCATTATTCAGAACGAGCAGCAACTGGAGGAGTACCGGCAACGTTTCCCGAATGAAGGAATCGTTCAATCACAGGTAGGGATAGGAGATGCGATGTACAGGGACCTGGACGGTGATGGCAGGCTCACCGTACTCGGAGATGGCAATCCCGGGAGCGGTGATGTCAGATACCTGGGAGACACCAATCCGAGATACAATTTCGGGATCAGTCTGGCAGCGGATTACAAGGGCTTTGATTTTAGTACCCTTATACAGGGCGTGGGGAAAAGGACCATGTTCCTGGAAGGGGAAGCGGGCATGCCGTTCTCACAACCCTGGTATCAATCCGCATCCTACTGGTACGGCAAAACCTGGACACCCGAACGAACTGATGCCCGTTACCCGGCGATCACCTCCACTGATAAACGACACTACAATTATTATGTCTCTACGAATACCAGGCATAATGTGGCTTATGTCCGGATGAAAAATCTCCAGGTGGGATATACCATTCCGGAAAAACATACGCAGAAACTCAAGATAGATAAAATAAGAGTTTATTTCAGCGGAGAGGACCTGTTTGAATTTCACAATGCTCCCGGGGGATGGGATCCCGAAGAAAACGGCAGTTATGTGACCTATCCTTTTACCCGTAGCTATGCCATAGGGGCCAGTTTTGTCTTTTAA
- a CDS encoding ParB/RepB/Spo0J family partition protein: METQTKQTRKTTGQKKTSSKSIKTAAATLKVQYLDMDAVVPDPQQPRKTFDESSLNLLSQSIAEHGVLQPITVRKSEKDFIIVMGERRYRAGKLAGLKTIPAIVRDYENNDVLEVQIIENLQRKDVEPTEEAEAIAFLTDRYDPTDIAKRLGRSENFVRQRLKLAGLIEGFKAFIRSGEMSLSLGVAVALFEPEEQQMMLESLGGEFHANRLKRMVNNQTFDLANAPFDLSDKKLLPKAGACTLCPFNAANQGNLFGNGKMVCTRTACFENKKAKTLLNLIERAKKEKLLLVPDINPYWVNEEHNQLVMTQMEKQGLTIHLPDELEIIEEPIEPTSEIIKEKKRFYNYTDEELQEDLDEAMTAYKEAKEQYDTALDHGFEKGILLHTDSYKTGKIFVKIRETSGEEETTRVLPLEQRKMSECTPAEQIIKIKAREERKKEIENNKLFEEVVEMIRETNYIDTDKPLSADEMAAFAIALYENNIGYYDQSQYFKGFYGDTVKMSREEIVANFRKNFKEATLNRLIRFLLTRQVHFGEYNHTNDRTNIAFYTAVQKYHKADIDTIEARYAEARDKREKRLKERVTALQKQVRAMES; this comes from the coding sequence ATGGAAACACAAACAAAACAAACCCGAAAAACTACGGGCCAAAAGAAAACAAGTTCAAAAAGCATCAAAACTGCTGCGGCCACCTTAAAGGTCCAGTACCTCGATATGGATGCCGTTGTTCCCGATCCGCAACAGCCCCGAAAGACCTTTGATGAGAGCAGTCTCAATCTGCTTTCCCAGAGCATTGCCGAACACGGGGTCCTTCAGCCCATTACGGTCCGGAAGTCAGAAAAGGATTTCATCATCGTCATGGGAGAACGCCGTTACCGGGCTGGTAAGTTGGCAGGATTAAAAACCATTCCTGCCATTGTCAGGGATTATGAGAACAATGACGTCCTGGAAGTGCAGATCATTGAGAACCTGCAACGCAAGGATGTGGAACCTACCGAAGAAGCCGAGGCCATTGCCTTCCTTACAGACAGGTACGATCCGACGGACATCGCCAAACGCTTGGGCCGCTCGGAAAATTTTGTCAGGCAACGCCTTAAACTGGCGGGTCTGATCGAAGGTTTTAAGGCATTTATCAGGAGCGGGGAAATGTCTCTTTCTCTTGGAGTAGCCGTGGCCCTGTTTGAACCGGAGGAACAGCAAATGATGCTGGAAAGCCTGGGCGGAGAGTTCCATGCCAACAGGCTAAAGCGAATGGTGAATAACCAGACCTTTGACCTGGCCAATGCCCCTTTTGACCTGTCGGATAAAAAACTGCTCCCCAAGGCCGGGGCCTGTACCTTGTGCCCCTTCAATGCCGCCAACCAGGGCAACCTGTTCGGAAATGGCAAAATGGTCTGTACCCGGACGGCCTGTTTTGAGAACAAAAAAGCAAAAACCCTGTTGAACCTGATCGAAAGGGCCAAAAAGGAAAAGCTGCTATTGGTGCCCGATATCAACCCCTATTGGGTGAATGAGGAACACAACCAGCTGGTCATGACCCAGATGGAAAAACAGGGGCTTACCATTCACCTCCCCGATGAATTGGAGATCATCGAGGAACCTATTGAACCGACCTCAGAGATCATCAAGGAAAAAAAACGTTTTTACAACTACACTGATGAGGAACTACAGGAAGACCTGGATGAAGCCATGACGGCCTATAAAGAAGCGAAAGAACAGTATGATACCGCCCTGGACCACGGATTTGAGAAAGGCATCCTGCTCCATACCGATTCCTATAAGACCGGGAAAATTTTCGTTAAGATCAGGGAAACCTCCGGTGAGGAAGAAACTACCCGTGTCCTCCCACTGGAACAGCGAAAGATGTCCGAGTGTACGCCCGCGGAACAGATCATCAAGATCAAGGCCCGGGAGGAACGGAAAAAAGAGATTGAAAACAACAAGCTGTTCGAAGAGGTAGTGGAAATGATCCGCGAAACGAATTACATTGACACTGACAAACCCCTGTCTGCGGACGAAATGGCCGCTTTTGCCATCGCCCTGTACGAAAACAACATCGGGTATTATGACCAAAGCCAGTACTTCAAGGGCTTCTATGGAGATACCGTCAAAATGTCCAGGGAAGAAATCGTCGCCAATTTCAGGAAGAACTTTAAAGAGGCTACCCTCAACAGGCTTATCCGGTTCTTGCTCACCAGGCAGGTCCATTTTGGTGAATACAACCATACCAATGACAGGACCAACATCGCCTTTTACACGGCCGTGCAGAAATACCATAAGGCCGATATCGATACCATTGAAGCGCGGTATGCTGAAGCACGTGACAAGCGTGAGAAAAGATTAAAGGAACGGGTGACAGCCCTCCAAAAACAGGTCAGGGCCATGGAAAGTTAG
- a CDS encoding SEC-C metal-binding domain-containing protein — MRIGRNDTCPCGSGLKYKKCCMKNNSTSDIPQKEFSVDEIISSLEIGLKNINSVNSKVSSISIKQIKILNGKVLECQFYAESENSIDIKIEISSVMGVLHGFFKDDSFKNIRLDYYAVRAYDKSDVEIMYAISTKESAALIGNGKAIDWMKSTIFQENTKDYRLTMAKRQISEIENALRKVIVDRLSSKHGPNWFRLSLGSKLFENIKGTYENQFGEEIEDGNVLIEYTFVLQLKKIICTNWKDFSDLFANKIEFENIIVELNEIRREEAHNRDVSTVHLDRLKKIYEFMLLGITDKYPGIIPTYLIDNWKIQLKEIMLPKPDLPYSDSEVLNETNQQLKLIKLVTNLQSLINHIKDKEEKVKSVVVPIQKKETHDQLLAILLNYRRLHEELLESGKTGVLSVVESKQKGIDKYRKRLYEFSEKYVFEEA, encoded by the coding sequence ATGAGAATTGGAAGAAATGATACATGCCCATGTGGGAGTGGATTGAAATACAAAAAGTGTTGCATGAAAAACAATTCAACATCAGATATTCCACAAAAGGAATTCTCGGTAGATGAAATTATATCATCTCTGGAAATAGGCTTAAAAAATATTAATTCCGTTAACAGTAAGGTTTCAAGTATTTCTATAAAGCAGATAAAAATACTTAATGGAAAAGTATTGGAGTGTCAATTTTATGCAGAATCGGAGAATTCAATTGATATTAAGATTGAAATTAGTTCTGTAATGGGAGTTCTTCATGGCTTTTTTAAGGATGATTCATTCAAAAATATTAGACTTGATTATTATGCAGTTAGAGCATACGATAAATCAGATGTTGAAATAATGTACGCTATTTCAACTAAAGAGTCAGCTGCGTTAATTGGGAATGGGAAAGCAATTGACTGGATGAAATCTACAATATTTCAAGAAAATACAAAAGATTACAGATTAACAATGGCTAAACGACAAATTTCTGAAATTGAAAATGCTCTAAGGAAAGTTATTGTAGATAGGTTGTCATCAAAGCATGGTCCTAATTGGTTTAGATTATCATTAGGCAGTAAACTCTTTGAAAATATCAAAGGAACTTATGAAAATCAATTTGGTGAAGAAATTGAAGATGGTAATGTTCTGATAGAGTATACATTTGTTCTGCAGTTAAAGAAAATAATCTGCACGAATTGGAAAGACTTCTCAGATTTATTTGCAAATAAGATTGAGTTTGAAAACATTATTGTAGAATTAAATGAGATCAGAAGAGAAGAAGCTCACAATCGCGATGTTTCCACAGTTCATTTGGATAGGCTTAAAAAAATATATGAGTTTATGCTTCTTGGGATAACTGACAAATATCCAGGAATAATACCAACTTATTTAATAGATAACTGGAAAATTCAATTAAAAGAAATCATGCTTCCAAAACCAGACTTACCATATTCTGATTCGGAGGTGCTTAATGAAACAAATCAACAATTGAAGCTTATAAAATTGGTGACAAATCTCCAAAGTCTAATAAATCATATAAAAGATAAAGAAGAAAAGGTTAAAAGTGTTGTTGTCCCTATTCAGAAGAAAGAAACTCATGATCAACTTTTAGCGATTCTTTTGAATTATAGAAGACTGCATGAAGAGTTACTGGAAAGTGGAAAAACAGGTGTTTTATCGGTTGTAGAGAGTAAACAAAAAGGCATAGACAAGTACCGTAAAAGATTATATGAATTCTCAGAAAAATATGTATTTGAAGAAGCCTGA
- a CDS encoding RagB/SusD family nutrient uptake outer membrane protein has product MKRYITIALKAILVMVMVSGCQDIDLSPKDALDDSQFWKGPEDYEKAVNQLYSTMETIIYPDEDSDISYRLGPSDISNGTWSAPNDDSDWSDRFTDLRDCNKIIEKSESYEGDFAAIERYVAEARFFRAYNYWRLLRKFNSVPLITTILDTQSPELYSERAPQSEVEDFILTELESIAESLPEQSELTSDELGRVTRGAALALRARVALFAGTWAKYHEHRSDYTGLLDIAINSANRVIQSGEYSLYEGAGEESYRKLFIDDGDDSPEGILDNRYELNVRTHSTGSSVYWGWRGSPTRKLADMYLSKSTGLPIEDPDSGFMGYDRIADEFEGRDPRMRQTILVPGTTFQSPEGQFTCVADFSVRPETRTGYKLWKYMSEIEVAGSGQTTFDVHIIRYAEVLLILAEATFEKQGAISDDLLDATINVIRNREGVEMPGLTNSFVRENGLDMQTEIRRERTIELAFEGFRRDDLRRWRIAETELRGALKGIKYEGTEYEELDVLEDGNPGLTDENGFLIVEPADNRFFEAPRHYYYPVPLNEIALNPQLAPNNPGWE; this is encoded by the coding sequence ATGAAAAGATATATAACAATAGCATTAAAAGCGATTCTTGTGATGGTAATGGTATCCGGTTGTCAGGATATCGATTTATCTCCTAAAGATGCGTTGGATGACAGTCAGTTCTGGAAGGGGCCTGAGGATTACGAAAAGGCGGTAAACCAGCTATACAGTACCATGGAGACCATAATCTACCCGGATGAGGACAGTGACATATCTTACAGGTTAGGGCCAAGCGATATAAGCAACGGAACATGGAGTGCCCCCAATGACGACAGTGACTGGAGTGACAGGTTTACCGATTTGCGGGATTGTAATAAGATTATCGAAAAGAGCGAATCCTATGAAGGGGATTTTGCGGCCATTGAGCGCTATGTAGCCGAGGCCCGTTTTTTCCGGGCCTATAATTATTGGCGGTTATTGCGAAAATTTAACAGCGTTCCCTTAATCACTACGATCCTTGATACCCAATCGCCGGAGTTGTACAGTGAAAGGGCACCGCAAAGCGAGGTCGAAGATTTTATACTCACCGAGCTGGAAAGCATAGCGGAGAGCCTCCCGGAACAGAGTGAACTTACTTCCGACGAGTTGGGGCGGGTAACGCGGGGAGCAGCGCTGGCACTCAGGGCCAGGGTAGCTCTTTTTGCCGGAACCTGGGCCAAATACCACGAACACCGATCGGACTATACCGGGTTACTGGATATTGCCATAAATTCGGCAAACCGGGTGATACAAAGCGGGGAATACAGCTTGTATGAAGGGGCGGGGGAGGAGAGTTACAGGAAACTCTTTATTGATGACGGAGACGATTCTCCGGAAGGAATTTTGGATAACCGTTATGAGCTCAATGTACGGACGCATTCTACCGGAAGCTCAGTGTACTGGGGATGGCGCGGTTCACCGACCAGAAAACTGGCGGATATGTATCTCAGCAAAAGCACGGGATTGCCCATAGAAGATCCGGATTCCGGTTTTATGGGATATGACCGTATAGCCGATGAATTTGAAGGACGAGACCCCCGTATGCGGCAGACCATTCTGGTGCCGGGAACCACCTTTCAAAGTCCCGAAGGCCAATTCACCTGCGTAGCGGATTTTTCCGTACGCCCGGAAACCCGTACGGGGTATAAATTGTGGAAGTATATGTCTGAAATAGAAGTTGCGGGGTCGGGACAAACCACCTTTGATGTACATATTATCCGGTATGCAGAAGTATTGCTTATCCTTGCTGAAGCCACTTTTGAAAAACAAGGAGCTATAAGTGACGATTTACTGGATGCTACGATTAACGTCATCCGGAACCGGGAAGGAGTGGAAATGCCGGGGCTCACCAATAGTTTTGTTCGTGAAAACGGGTTGGACATGCAAACAGAGATACGTCGCGAACGTACAATAGAACTGGCCTTTGAAGGCTTCAGACGGGATGACCTGAGGCGGTGGAGAATAGCGGAGACCGAGTTAAGAGGAGCTTTGAAAGGGATAAAATACGAGGGCACGGAATACGAAGAGCTGGATGTCCTGGAAGACGGAAATCCCGGTTTGACGGATGAAAACGGTTTTTTGATCGTAGAACCGGCAGACAATCGTTTTTTTGAGGCGCCGAGACATTACTATTACCCGGTACCTCTAAACGAAATTGCCCTGAATCCACAACTGGCGCCGAATAATCCCGGTTGGGAATAG